The region TTCACCAGCATCGTTGTTTACTACACCCGCTTTTTGGTATTCTCCTACTCTTTTTTCAAAGAAATTAGTTTTACCTTCCAATGAAATCATATCCATAAAATCAAAAGGATTAGTTACGTTGTATACTTTTTTACAACCTAATTCCACCAGTAATCTATCGGTAACAAACTCTAAATACTGCGTCATTAATTTAGCGTTCATACCAATTAAACTAACCGGTAAACTTTCGGTAATGAATTCACGTTCAATATCTAAAGCGTTAGTAATAATTTCTGTAATTCTATCTTTAGAAACTTTATTTACTAGGTGATTATTGTGTAAATGAACAGCAAAATCACAGTGCATACCTTCATCACGAGAAATCAATTCATTCGAAAACGTCAATCCTGGCATTAATCCTCTTTTTTTCAACCAATAAATCGAACAAAAAGCCCCTGAGAAAAAAATTCCTTCTACAGCTGCAAAGGCAATTAAACGTTCTGCAAAACTTGGTGAGTCAATCCATTTTAAAGCCCAATCCGCTTTTTTGGCAATTGCCGGAAAATTTTCAATCGCTTTAAATAATATATTTTTCTCCTTTTCGTCTTTTACATAGGTGTCAATTAAAAGAGAATAGGTTTCAGAGTGAATATTTTCCATCATTAACTGAAATCCATAGAAAAACTTAGCCTCAGAATACTGTACTTCACTAACAAAGTTTTCAGCTAAATTTTCATTTACAATTCCGTCAGATGCAGCAAAAAACGCTAAAATATGTTTAATAAAATAACGTTCATCATCGTTTAATTTGGTACTCCAATCTGTAATATCTTGATGCAAATCAATTTCTTCTGCGGTCCAAAAACAAGCTTCTTGTTTTTTGTATAAATCCCAAATATCATGGTGTTGAATAGGGAAGATTACAAATCGATCTTTGTTTTCAGCTAAAATTGGTTCTACTACAGACATAATTGTTTGATTTTAATTTGATTAAAAAATTATTTCAATTGTGATTTTGGGGTTTACAAAGTTTGTTAAATCAAATGGAAAATAAAAGTCAAACTTATTCACAATTAGACGAAGTTTTTAACAAAGCTAAATTTTACCTCAATAGAAAATATCAAATTTATCTTATTGTATATCAATATTTTACAAATTTAACATTTGAAAATAAAAAACGCTCAAACCATTGAAAAACCAACTAATTTGAGCGTTTTTAAATTGTTATTTTTGATTTTTACTTTTTCATTTCTTCAGCCACTTTCTCTAATTCTTGATACCATTGTTCGCCAAATTTTCGAATTAAAGCTTCTTTCACAAATTTATAAATAGGCACTTGTAATTCTTTACCTAAGGCACAAGCATCAGAACAGATGTGCCATTTATGATAATTAACTGCGGCAAAGTCTGTATATTCTTTAACACGTATTGGATACAAATGACACGAAACTGGTTTTTTCCAATCTACAATCCCTTCGTTATAGGCTTGTTCAATCCCACAAAGTGCCGTTTGACCATCAAAAATTACATAAGCACAGTCTTTACCCTCTATTAAAGTGGTTTCATATTCCCCATCTGTACCAATCACAAATGCACCTTGTTCTTCAATGGCCTGAATGCCTTCTGGACGTAAAAAAGGCTTCACTTTTGGGTAAATATCAACTAAAATTTGCGTTTCTTCTTGCGTCAAAGGTGCACCAGCATCGCCGTCAACACAACATGCGCCTTTACAAGCGGAAAGATTACAAACAAATTCATTTTCTAGAATTTCTTCTGAAATTATGGTTTTATTTAGCTGAAACATATATAAGGAATTAAGGGTACAAAGGTAGTTTGATTTTTGAGAATTCAAAGAAAAGTAAAATGTTATCATTTATTTAAGACTAAAAAATACTTGATTCTATTATATTTGCAGAAAAAAACAGATATGTTTGATTGGAAAGAGATTTTTACCATTAGTATGATTTTATTTGCTGTAATTGATATTGTAGGAAGCATACCTATTATTGTTGATTTACGCAGCAAAATGGGCCATATTCAATCGGAAAAAGCAACCTTAGTAGCTGCAATTATTATGATTGCTTTTTTGTTTGTAGGTGAAGAAATCTTAAAATTAATTGGAATTGACGCGAATTCGTTTGCTGTTGCTGGTTCGTTTGTCTTGTTTTTTTTAGCCTTAGAAATGATTTTAGGCATTCGTTTATACAAAGAAGACAACCCATCGACTGCTTCAATAGTACCAATAGCTTTCCCTTTGATTGCAGGTGCTGGAACGATGACAACCATCTTATCTTTACGAGCGGCTTATGACAAAGCAAATATAATAATTGCCATACTGATTAACGTAGTTGTGGTTTACGGGGTTTTAAAATCTTCAGGAAAAATTGAACGCTTACTAGGCACCAATGGTTTAGGTGTGATACGCAAAGTTTTTGGTGTTATTTTATTAGCCATCGCTGTAAAATTATTTGCAGCCAATGTTAAAGGATTATTTATTTAAAGAATATATATAATGAAAATTTTCTCTTATGTAGTTATTGCTTTAGCTTTAATTACAGTTATTTTTAATGTTACGCGAATTAATTTTAGTAATCCACTACAGGGTGAAAGCACGGTTGCTTTGATTGGAATTGTAGCTTCATTTTGTGCAATTGTTATTGTTGTTTTATATCAATTAGCCAAAAAAGTAGACGAAAATACTAAATAATGATGTTTGATGTAGTAATAATTGGCGGAGGTGTATCGGGAATGTCAGCCGCTTTACTTTTTGGTTCGGCGCAACACAAACCTTTTATGGCCGATAAAAAAATCGGAATTATTGTGCATCAAAAGACTTCCTCTTTACAGACTGCAGTTTTTAATAATGCTTACGGCATTCCAGCTGGAAAATTAGGCAGTGAACTTTTAGAGGAAAGTAAAACGCAATTAGCTTCGTTATACCCACACATTCAGCAAATTGAAAACGAAAAAGTACTTGAAATTACAGGTGAGAAAGACAATTTTACGGTACGCACCAACAAAAACCATTATTTAACAAAAAATGTTATTGTCGGAATAGGCGCTGGAAATCCGTTCACCATAGCAGGATTAGACGAATTTGTGATGCCTCATCAAAAAGCTGCACCTGAGAAAAATCGTTTACAATTAAAAAACGAAGATTATGTGGTAAAACCAGGAATTTATGTTGTTGGCACTTTAGCTGGACTTAGAAGTCAATTGGTTATTGCTGCGGGAAGCGGTGCCGCTGTTGCCACAGATATCATGACACTTTGGAACGACAATAAACCAGTACAAGTACACGATGCTTTACCCAAAGAATAATTAGTTGTTTTTTTCCAAGAACTCTTTTGCTTTTTCTTGTAAAAATTCTAGCATTGAAATTACGTTTTCATTATTAGCTAATTGTTGTGCACGTTCATCATAAGTACAAAACAATAAAAAATCATTCAGTTTCTTTTCTTCAATTGCTAATGTTTTTATTAAAAAATCTGGTTTAAAATTATAATTAACAAAACTTAAAAAAGACACAGGTGATGGTTTTATTCTAACTTCTTTCTCTTTTTTGAACAGTTTCCCCACTAATTTAAAAACGGCTATAAAATCTACTCCGTTTTGTATAGAACCGTCGGGAATGGTAAATTTTCTCTCTTGATATTGGCGTTCTACTTTAATGTTTGGAATTATTTTTTTATTAGAAATTACCACCTCTTCAATTTGCCGTTCCTCTTTAATCAATTTTATTTCAATGTACTTCTTTTGCAACAACATAGAATCTACAACAACCGGATGAAAAACATACCCTTTTTTAAAAAAAGCTAAATTATTATTTTCTCCCATTAAAATTTCAAATTCACCTTTTGAGTTGGTGTAGGTTACTGTCTTTAATTGTTTATTAATAACTTCAACATCAGAAAGCGGCAACGAATCAATTAATACTTTACCTTTTAAAGATGTTTGTTGAGAAAATCCTATCCAACAAAAAAAAGAAAAAAAGAGGGGTAATTTTACAATCATGTAGCTGTGTTTAGTTTACATTCAAAAGTAACACTAAACCCAATTGTAAAAAGTTAAGAAAAAGCGAATTGATGTCAATTATTTCTTAATATTCTTATCTTTTTCTAAAACTTTCTTAATCATTTTATCATTTGGCAAAGTAATTTGATAATACAATTGATCATTAAAAATTTGTCTTGAAAATTCCGCATATAGATACGTCAGAACTTTTTCTTTTTGATGAACTAAACTAATCAACAAACCATTGTTAATTATGTATTGTCTAAATTGATTAAAATACTTTTCATTGGAAAATATTTCTTTTTTCAATTTATCTTGAGTCAGTGAATTAAAAAATTTCCTGTTCTCATCTAACTTTTCAAACACATAATAATTCATTAAATCAGACTGCAATAAAAGTGTAATACCTTCTTCTGAATGAATATCTTCTAATGGTACAAAAATATCGGGAATGATTCCACCACCACCATATACAATTCGACCTTTTTTGGTTTTAAACTTTAAACTATCGGCTACTTTAATGCTATCTGCTTTATACAATTCACCACTATTAAAACGTTTTTCGAAATCATTAAAATAGTTTTCGCCTTTATCTAAATACGGTTTTTGAATACTTCTTCCAGATGGTGTAAAATAGCGTGCAACTGTTAATCGAACGGCTGAACCATCATCGAGTTTCATCTCTTTTTGAACCAATCCTTTTCCAAAAGAACGTCTACCATAAATTAAACCTCTATCGTTATCTTGAATGGCACCTGCAAAAATCTCACTGGCTGAAGCACTACTTTCATCTAGTAAAACAGCAATTTTTCCAGATTCAAAAATACCTCTATTTGTTGCATAAGAATTTTCAATGGCTCCTTTTTTATTTTTTGTCTTTACAATTAATTCTCCTTTTTTCAAAAATTCATCGGCCATTGCCACCGCCATTTCTAAATAGCCCCCACCATTTCCTCTTAAATCAACAATAACCTCATTCATTCCTTGCTTTTTTAAAGTCACAAGGGCTTTATGAAACTCTTTATAGGTTGTTTCTGCAAAACGATTTATTTTGATATAGCCCGTATTCGCATCAATCATGGTCGCAACATCTACACTATTTACAGGTATTAAATCGCGAGTAACTACAACAGAAAGTTTTCGATTTTCAGATTTTCTATAAACTACTAAATTGACTTTAGAACCTAACTCGCCTTTTAAAATTTTGAAGAGTTTTTCGTTCTTCACTTTTTTACCAAATAATTGTTGTTTATTGGCAAATAGGATTCGGTCACCCGCTTTAATTCCGGCTTTTTCAGATGGCCCATTTTTAACAGGTTTAATTACCGTTAATGAATCTTTATACATGTAAAAATTAACTCCAATCCCAACAAAATTACCTTCCATACTTTCATTAACCTGAGCTAATTCTTCTTTTGGAATATAAACCGAATGCGGATCTAATTTTTCAAGTATACCATTAACCGTTAAATTAACAATTGAGTCCGTATTTACTTCATCAACATATTCTTTATTGATTAAATCTAATAAACGATTGATTTTATTTTTACCCGAATTAACGTTTGAATCCGGTTGATTTAATGTATTCATCTTATACCCCAATAGCATTCCAATTGCAAAAATGGTTGCAATAACAATTGGAATAAAAACGGAATATTTATTTGATTTATTCATCTAAATTTGAAATATGAGCCACTTCAACTCCTGCTTTTTTTAGAAAATCAACTCCTGAACAATCTTTATATTCTTCTAAATACACCACACGTTTGATCCCCGATTGATGTATTAATTTACTACAATCTTTACAAGGCGACAATGTAATATAAAGCGTTGCATCTTCACAAGACTGTGTTGATCGTGCTACTTTTGAAATAGCATTGGCCTCAGCATGCAATACATACCATTTTGTTAAGTTGTCTTCGTCCTCACAACAATTTTCAAAACCACTAGGTGTTCCATTATATCCATCAGATATAATCATTCGGTCTTTAACGATAATGGCACCCACTTGTTTACGTTTACAGTAAGACAATTTACCCCATTCACGAGCAATTTTTAAATAGGCTTTGTCGTATCTTGATTTTTTTTCTGCTTTCATATTAATTTCTATTCCAAATTTCACTTTCTATGATCATGGGCAAAACTACACCAATAATAAACGAGGACAGTACTAAAGCCCAATCTCTTTTTGAAAATCGAAATACGGTTTGAGCCAGATATGCTAAAATTAACACAACTAAAACCACTATTATTTGAGCTGCTTCAATCCCCAAGGCAAACTCCAACAACGGAACTAATTTATCGTTAGCATTACCAGCCATTACCGCCTTAAAATAATTAGAAAATCCTAATCCATGAATGATCCCGAAAAATAGAGTGACCACCGCCACAAAAGTGATGCTTTCTTTTTTACCATTTTTTCCTGCTGTAAACAAATGAAATAAAGCTGTAATTAAAATCGTAATGGGAATTAAAAATTCCACCAAACTTTCCTTAATATAAACAATACCAAAAACAGATAATATTAAGGCCAAAGTATGCCCAAAAGTAAACAAACTCACTAAAACCAGTACTCTTGTCCAATCCTTAAACGCATAAGGAATCATCAAAGCAATTAAAAACAAAACATGGTCGTAAGCATTAATATCTAAGACATGCTTTAACCCCATGTTGAAGTAAATTAAGAATTCATTCATAGCAATTTGGTAATAAAACCCAAACTTACAGTTTTTTGAGGAAATAAAAAAGCGGCTTTACACCGCTTTAACTTATTTATATTTTTCCATGAATTCTTCTGCCTTTTCTACCATATCTTTTACACCACAAAAGAAAGGTACTCGCTGATGCAATTCAGTCGGTTGAATTTCCATAATTCTTCCGTACCCATCCGAAGCTTTTCCACCAGCTTGCTCTGCTAAGAATGCCATTGGATTGCACTCATACAACAAACGTAATTTTCCTTTTGGTGCTTTAGAACTGGTAGGATAAATATAAATCCCACCTTTAATCATGTTACGATGAAAATCAGAAACCAAACTTCCAATATAACGTGAAGTGTAGGGTCTATCACCTTCTTCGGCTTGACAATATTTTATATAATCTTTTACCCCTTGTGGAAAGTGAATGTAATTCCCTTCATTTACTGAATATATATTCCCTTTTGATGGAAATTGCATATTAGGATGCGACAAATAAAAGGTTCCAATTGCAGGATTTAAGGTAAATCCATTTACTCCGTGACCTGTAGTATAAACCAACATAGTAGAAGTACCATAAATTACATACCCGGCAGCTACTTGATTAACTCCTGGTTGCAAGAAATCTTCAGAAGTCACTGGAGTTCCTACAGGTGTAACTCTTCTGAATACAGAAAAAATAGTTCCTACTGAAACATTCACATCTATATTAGAGGAACCATCTAATGGATCCATAAGTACCACATATTTATTATTGTGACTGTTATCACTTCCAGCTACCGTAATAAAATCATCATTTTCTTCCGAGGCAATACCACAAACAATTTCTCTGTTTATAAGCGTTTGAATAAAAACTTCATTGGCATATACATCCAATTTTTGTTGGTCTTCCCCTTGAATATTTTGATCTCCTGCTGCACCAACAATATCTACTAATCCGGCTTTGTTCACTTTGTAGTTTACAACTTTAGCAGCTAAACGAATTGAGTTAATTATTCGAGACAGCTCTCCAGTAGAATATTGAAAAGCAGTTTGGTTTTCGATGATAAACTCACCTAAGGTTTTATTTCTTTCTTCCATTACGAAATCGATTGAGTTGTATTGTACTGCAAACTTACATAAATTTAAATGAATTTCTAAATCGGTTTTATTATTTATACATAATCCATCAAAATAGATTTTTCATCTCATTTTTAAAAGAAAATTCACTTATTTTGTTATATTCTAAAATATATTTTTGGAAGCCATTTTGAATCTGTATTTTTGTTCAGTTCATAACTTTTTTTTAAATAAAATGAGCAATTTTAATTTTTTGTTACAATGTTAAAAATAAGAATTGGGGTACCTGAAGACATGACTGCTGTGTTGCGTTTAATCAATGAACTCGCGGTATTTGAAAAAGAACCCGATGCAGTTGTAGTTACTGTTGAAGATTTACTTAGAGACGGATTTGGCGAAAATCCTCTTTTTCATACTTTTATTGCTGAAGAAAACGGGGAAATCATTGGCATGGCACTTTATTATTATCGCTATTCTACCTGGAAAGGCAAGACCATTCATTTAGAAGATTTAATTGTAAAAGAAAGTAAACGCGGAACAGGTGCAGGTTTAGCGTTATACAAAGCCATTATTCAACAAGGTAAAAAAGATGGGGTACGACGCATAGAATGGAATGTGCTGGATTGGAATACTAATGCGATTCGATTTTATGAGAAAAGTGGCGCGAAAGTTCTAGAAGATTGGCGTGTAGTACAAATGAGCGAACAAGAAATTGATAATTTTTTAAGCAAAGTCTAACTATTATATAAACACACAAATGAAACTATTCAAATTCGGTGGAGCTTCGGTGAAAGATGCTGCCGGAGTAAAAAATGTAAAGTCCGTATTAGAAACCGTAGGTTATGAAGATGTTCTAGTTGTTATTTCTGCTATGGGTAAAACAACTAACGCCTTGGAAATTGTAATTAAAAATTATTTTGAAAAATCAAAAGAATTAAAATCATCCATCCAAGACATCAAAAAATACCATATTGAGATTTTATTGGATTTATATGGAGATGAAAAAAATCCGAATTTTACCTCTGCTTACGATGCTATAAACAATCATTTTGAAGATTTAGAATACTTCTTAAAAACAAACAAATCGCCAAACTACAATTTTGTGTACGATCAAATTGTAAGTTTTGGAGAAGTCATCTCTACTACTATAGTGAGTCATTATTTTAATCAAGAAGGTCTAAACAATAGCTGGTTGGACGTTCGAAATTACATTAAGACAGACCAAACCTACAGAGACGCCAATGTGGATTGGGAGGCTACACAAAAAAACATTTCAAAACTAGGAAAGAAAAAAACATTATACATAACACAAGGATTCTTAGGCGCTGATGAAAACAATTTTACCACAACATTAGGAAGAGAAGGTTCTGATTATACTGCTGCTATTATTGCTTACTGCCTTGGAGCAGAAAATGTTACAATTTGGAAAGATGTCCCTGGTGTATTAAATGCAGATCCACGTTATTTTGAGAACGCAATTCTTCTAAACCAAATTTCATACAGAGAAGCCATAGAATTAGCCTTCTACGGAGCAAGTGTTATACACCCAAAAACTTTACAACCACTACAAAAGAAAGAAATACCACTTTTTGTAAAATCTTTTATAAATCCTACTTTACCAGGAACAAAAGTTAGCAAAGGTGCCGACTTAGAACCTAAAACTTCTTGCTTTATTGTGAAGAAAAACCAGATATTAATTTCACTTTCTTCGATTGATTTCTCGTTTATTATGGAAGAAAATATCAGTGAAATTTTTGCACTATTCCATCAATATAAAATCAAAGTAAGTTTAATTCAAAATACGGCCATTAGTTTTTCGGTATGTGTGGAAGATAAATTCAACAAGTTTAATGAATTAAAAGCAGTACTTTCTAAAAAATTCAAAGTAGCTTATAACGAAAATGTTTCCTTGTACACGATAAGGCATTTTGACCAAGTGGCAGCGGAAATGGTAGAGAAAAATAAAAAAGTGCTGGTAAAGCAAATCAGTCGAGAAACACTTCAAATAGTGACAGAGTAACAAAAGCCGCTAATGCGGCTTTTGTTTAGTCTTTTTTGACTGTTATGGTTATTTCTTCTTCAAATTTGTATTCTCCTTTTTGATAAATTTCTTTGTTAGGCAATACAATTTCATAAGTATAAATGCCTTTTGGAAGTTCAAAAACACATTCTTTTCCGTCATAAGGTATGACCAATTCTTTAGTAATTGCAACATCATCTTCATCTTTTCCTGTAAGCTTTACAGTTATTTTTTCCTGTAACTTATTTTTTACACAAACTGTTGCTACAAGTTTATTGTCTACAGTTTTAGTAGATGAGTCTGTACGTACTGTTTTAAAAATTGACAATCCTGTTACTAATAATTCTCCTCCTCTAATAACTGTCTGTATAGTTGATTGAGAGTAAGAAAAATTAAATAAGATAGTAAAAACTACAATTAATTTAATATTTTTCAAAATATGGTAATACAAAAAATATAGATGAAATCACAGCAAATAGTAAAATTGGTAGTAAATATTTTATTAATTCTTTCCTTGTAACAACATCTTTAGAGTATAACCTATAAACATAAACTATTACAATTGAAATATAAATTAAATTAAAAATAAAAAAAATATTTTTAAAATAATTATTAATCATTAAATTTAAAGTGAATAACACAAA is a window of Flavobacterium indicum GPTSA100-9 = DSM 17447 DNA encoding:
- a CDS encoding ribonucleotide-diphosphate reductase subunit beta translates to MSVVEPILAENKDRFVIFPIQHHDIWDLYKKQEACFWTAEEIDLHQDITDWSTKLNDDERYFIKHILAFFAASDGIVNENLAENFVSEVQYSEAKFFYGFQLMMENIHSETYSLLIDTYVKDEKEKNILFKAIENFPAIAKKADWALKWIDSPSFAERLIAFAAVEGIFFSGAFCSIYWLKKRGLMPGLTFSNELISRDEGMHCDFAVHLHNNHLVNKVSKDRITEIITNALDIEREFITESLPVSLIGMNAKLMTQYLEFVTDRLLVELGCKKVYNVTNPFDFMDMISLEGKTNFFEKRVGEYQKAGVVNNDAGEDKFSFDADF
- a CDS encoding DUF3109 family protein; the protein is MFQLNKTIISEEILENEFVCNLSACKGACCVDGDAGAPLTQEETQILVDIYPKVKPFLRPEGIQAIEEQGAFVIGTDGEYETTLIEGKDCAYVIFDGQTALCGIEQAYNEGIVDWKKPVSCHLYPIRVKEYTDFAAVNYHKWHICSDACALGKELQVPIYKFVKEALIRKFGEQWYQELEKVAEEMKK
- a CDS encoding MarC family protein gives rise to the protein MFDWKEIFTISMILFAVIDIVGSIPIIVDLRSKMGHIQSEKATLVAAIIMIAFLFVGEEILKLIGIDANSFAVAGSFVLFFLALEMILGIRLYKEDNPSTASIVPIAFPLIAGAGTMTTILSLRAAYDKANIIIAILINVVVVYGVLKSSGKIERLLGTNGLGVIRKVFGVILLAIAVKLFAANVKGLFI
- a CDS encoding FAD-dependent oxidoreductase, coding for MFDVVIIGGGVSGMSAALLFGSAQHKPFMADKKIGIIVHQKTSSLQTAVFNNAYGIPAGKLGSELLEESKTQLASLYPHIQQIENEKVLEITGEKDNFTVRTNKNHYLTKNVIVGIGAGNPFTIAGLDEFVMPHQKAAPEKNRLQLKNEDYVVKPGIYVVGTLAGLRSQLVIAAGSGAAVATDIMTLWNDNKPVQVHDALPKE
- a CDS encoding S41 family peptidase, coding for MNKSNKYSVFIPIVIATIFAIGMLLGYKMNTLNQPDSNVNSGKNKINRLLDLINKEYVDEVNTDSIVNLTVNGILEKLDPHSVYIPKEELAQVNESMEGNFVGIGVNFYMYKDSLTVIKPVKNGPSEKAGIKAGDRILFANKQQLFGKKVKNEKLFKILKGELGSKVNLVVYRKSENRKLSVVVTRDLIPVNSVDVATMIDANTGYIKINRFAETTYKEFHKALVTLKKQGMNEVIVDLRGNGGGYLEMAVAMADEFLKKGELIVKTKNKKGAIENSYATNRGIFESGKIAVLLDESSASASEIFAGAIQDNDRGLIYGRRSFGKGLVQKEMKLDDGSAVRLTVARYFTPSGRSIQKPYLDKGENYFNDFEKRFNSGELYKADSIKVADSLKFKTKKGRIVYGGGGIIPDIFVPLEDIHSEEGITLLLQSDLMNYYVFEKLDENRKFFNSLTQDKLKKEIFSNEKYFNQFRQYIINNGLLISLVHQKEKVLTYLYAEFSRQIFNDQLYYQITLPNDKMIKKVLEKDKNIKK
- a CDS encoding deoxycytidylate deaminase, which gives rise to MKAEKKSRYDKAYLKIAREWGKLSYCKRKQVGAIIVKDRMIISDGYNGTPSGFENCCEDEDNLTKWYVLHAEANAISKVARSTQSCEDATLYITLSPCKDCSKLIHQSGIKRVVYLEEYKDCSGVDFLKKAGVEVAHISNLDE
- a CDS encoding HupE/UreJ family protein codes for the protein MNEFLIYFNMGLKHVLDINAYDHVLFLIALMIPYAFKDWTRVLVLVSLFTFGHTLALILSVFGIVYIKESLVEFLIPITILITALFHLFTAGKNGKKESITFVAVVTLFFGIIHGLGFSNYFKAVMAGNANDKLVPLLEFALGIEAAQIIVVLVVLILAYLAQTVFRFSKRDWALVLSSFIIGVVLPMIIESEIWNRN
- the fbp gene encoding class 1 fructose-bisphosphatase, with product MEERNKTLGEFIIENQTAFQYSTGELSRIINSIRLAAKVVNYKVNKAGLVDIVGAAGDQNIQGEDQQKLDVYANEVFIQTLINREIVCGIASEENDDFITVAGSDNSHNNKYVVLMDPLDGSSNIDVNVSVGTIFSVFRRVTPVGTPVTSEDFLQPGVNQVAAGYVIYGTSTMLVYTTGHGVNGFTLNPAIGTFYLSHPNMQFPSKGNIYSVNEGNYIHFPQGVKDYIKYCQAEEGDRPYTSRYIGSLVSDFHRNMIKGGIYIYPTSSKAPKGKLRLLYECNPMAFLAEQAGGKASDGYGRIMEIQPTELHQRVPFFCGVKDMVEKAEEFMEKYK
- a CDS encoding GNAT family N-acetyltransferase yields the protein MLKIRIGVPEDMTAVLRLINELAVFEKEPDAVVVTVEDLLRDGFGENPLFHTFIAEENGEIIGMALYYYRYSTWKGKTIHLEDLIVKESKRGTGAGLALYKAIIQQGKKDGVRRIEWNVLDWNTNAIRFYEKSGAKVLEDWRVVQMSEQEIDNFLSKV
- a CDS encoding aspartate kinase, which encodes MKLFKFGGASVKDAAGVKNVKSVLETVGYEDVLVVISAMGKTTNALEIVIKNYFEKSKELKSSIQDIKKYHIEILLDLYGDEKNPNFTSAYDAINNHFEDLEYFLKTNKSPNYNFVYDQIVSFGEVISTTIVSHYFNQEGLNNSWLDVRNYIKTDQTYRDANVDWEATQKNISKLGKKKTLYITQGFLGADENNFTTTLGREGSDYTAAIIAYCLGAENVTIWKDVPGVLNADPRYFENAILLNQISYREAIELAFYGASVIHPKTLQPLQKKEIPLFVKSFINPTLPGTKVSKGADLEPKTSCFIVKKNQILISLSSIDFSFIMEENISEIFALFHQYKIKVSLIQNTAISFSVCVEDKFNKFNELKAVLSKKFKVAYNENVSLYTIRHFDQVAAEMVEKNKKVLVKQISRETLQIVTE